A genomic segment from Sander vitreus isolate 19-12246 chromosome 3, sanVit1, whole genome shotgun sequence encodes:
- the aadac gene encoding arylacetamide deacetylase isoform X1 — MRFGSIILFVALCSFTAYYIYEPIPEEIEERWKLMLTNSFFRSLSNLADLSELLGLKDYMGVMYFITLAEKVVPVSDEHVKVTEEKFDGVEVVLYQPKQRGGETELRRAVIYLHGGGWCLGSSRMSPYDLLARTIVTKLGAVVLSVEYRLAPAHHFPVPYEDVYHVVKHFLQKGVLAQYSVDPGRIAVSGDSAGGNLAAAVSQQLQREPGQQVQLKAQALIYPVLQALDLNTPSYQQNQDMPILPRTLMVRFWSEYFTSDKALFRAMMANTHNNPESSRLLKFVNWSAFLPETYHRKYNYSAPAVVQGVGGEAVGMDVPSRAFADPRASPLLVPDSALRSLPKAYVLTCEYDVLRDDGIMYVTRLRAAGVEVTHEHYDTGFHGGLMFTVWPTDFLIARRMTDNYIKWLEENL, encoded by the exons ATGAGGTTTGGAAGCATCATTTTATTCGTCGCTCTCTGCTCTTTTACCGCTTATTATATTTATGAGCCAATTCCTGAGGAGATAGAAGAGAGATGGAAACTCATGCTGACCAACTCTTTCTTCAGAAGTCTCAGCAACCTG GCAGACCTCAGTGAATTACTGGGGCTGAAGGACTACATGGGGGTGATGTACTTCATCACTCTGGCTGAAAAGGTAGTGCCTGTTTCTGACGAGCATGTCAAGGTGACAGAAGAGAAATTTGATGGCGTGGAGGTGGTGCTGTACCAGCCTAAGCAGAGGGGCGGTGAAACTGAGCTCAGGAGAGCTGTCATATACCTGCACGGTGGAGGATGGTGTCTGGGTAGTTCCC GGATGAGTCCATATGATCTACTGGCCAGAACAATTGTCACTAAGCTAGGTGCAGTTGTTCTTTCTGTCGA GTACCGACTTGCCCCGGCTCACCACTTCCCTGTCCCATATGAGGATGTATACCATGTGGTTAAACACTTCCTCCAGAAGGGGGTGCTGGCCCAGTACTCTGTGGACCCAGGACGCATTGCTGTGTCTGGGGATAGTGCTGGGGGCAACTTGGCAGCTGCGGTCTCCCAGCAG TTACAAAGAGAGCCTGGACAGCAGGTTCAGTTAAAGGCCCAAGCACTCATCTACCCTGTACTGCAGGCTCTGGATCTTAACACGCCTTCCTATCAGCAGAATCAGGACATGCCCATTCTGCCCCGCACCCTCATGGTGCGTTTCTGGAGTGAGTACTTCACCAGCGACAAGGCGCTCTTCAGAGCCATGATGGCCAACACCCACAACAACCCTGAGTCTTCCCGCCTGCTGAAGTTTGTCAACTGGAGCGCCTTTCTGCCAGAAACGTATCATAGAAAATACAACTATAGCGCTCCTGCTGTTGTGCAGGGAGTCGGAGGGGAGGCAGTTGGGATGGATGTACCATCTCGAGCTTTTGCTGACCCAAGGGCATCACCCCTGCTGGTTCCAGACTCTGCCTTGCGCTCTCTGCCCAAGGCCTACGTTCTGACATGTGAGTATGATGTTCTCCGAGATGATGGGATCATGTATGTTACACGGCTCCGTGCTGCTGGTGTTGAGGTGACACATGAACACTATGACACGGGATTTCATGGAGGACTGATGTTCACTGTGTGGCCAACTGACTTCCTGATTGCACGTCGCATGACAGACAACTATATCAAATGGCTTGAGGAAAACTTGTAG
- the aadac gene encoding arylacetamide deacetylase isoform X2, with translation MRFGSIILFVALCSFTAYYIYEPIPEEIEERWKLMLTNSFFRSLSNLADLSELLGLKDYMGVMYFITLAEKVVPVSDEHVKVTEEKFDGVEVVLYQPKQRGGETELRRAVIYLHGGGWCLGSSRMSPYDLLARTIVTKLGAVVLSVEYRLAPAHHFPVPYEDVYHVVKHFLQKGVLAQYSVDPGRIAVSGDSAGGNLAAAVSQQLQREPGQQVQLKAQALIYPVLQALDLNTPSYQQNQDMPILPRTLMVRFWSEYFTSDKALFRAMMANTHNNPESSRLLKFVNWSAFLPETYHRKYNYSAPAVVQGVGGEAVGMDVPSRAFADPRASPLLVPDSALRSLPKAYVLT, from the exons ATGAGGTTTGGAAGCATCATTTTATTCGTCGCTCTCTGCTCTTTTACCGCTTATTATATTTATGAGCCAATTCCTGAGGAGATAGAAGAGAGATGGAAACTCATGCTGACCAACTCTTTCTTCAGAAGTCTCAGCAACCTG GCAGACCTCAGTGAATTACTGGGGCTGAAGGACTACATGGGGGTGATGTACTTCATCACTCTGGCTGAAAAGGTAGTGCCTGTTTCTGACGAGCATGTCAAGGTGACAGAAGAGAAATTTGATGGCGTGGAGGTGGTGCTGTACCAGCCTAAGCAGAGGGGCGGTGAAACTGAGCTCAGGAGAGCTGTCATATACCTGCACGGTGGAGGATGGTGTCTGGGTAGTTCCC GGATGAGTCCATATGATCTACTGGCCAGAACAATTGTCACTAAGCTAGGTGCAGTTGTTCTTTCTGTCGA GTACCGACTTGCCCCGGCTCACCACTTCCCTGTCCCATATGAGGATGTATACCATGTGGTTAAACACTTCCTCCAGAAGGGGGTGCTGGCCCAGTACTCTGTGGACCCAGGACGCATTGCTGTGTCTGGGGATAGTGCTGGGGGCAACTTGGCAGCTGCGGTCTCCCAGCAG TTACAAAGAGAGCCTGGACAGCAGGTTCAGTTAAAGGCCCAAGCACTCATCTACCCTGTACTGCAGGCTCTGGATCTTAACACGCCTTCCTATCAGCAGAATCAGGACATGCCCATTCTGCCCCGCACCCTCATGGTGCGTTTCTGGAGTGAGTACTTCACCAGCGACAAGGCGCTCTTCAGAGCCATGATGGCCAACACCCACAACAACCCTGAGTCTTCCCGCCTGCTGAAGTTTGTCAACTGGAGCGCCTTTCTGCCAGAAACGTATCATAGAAAATACAACTATAGCGCTCCTGCTGTTGTGCAGGGAGTCGGAGGGGAGGCAGTTGGGATGGATGTACCATCTCGAGCTTTTGCTGACCCAAGGGCATCACCCCTGCTGGTTCCAGACTCTGCCTTGCGCTCTCTGCCCAAGGCCTACGTTCTGACAT ga